TCCTCGAAGGCTGCCGCGCTGTCATCGCGCACCTCAAGCATGAGCCGGACATCCGGATCTTGCAGTTCGTAGCGTTTGGCGGTCGACTCGGTGATCGACAAACGGCGCTCCTGGCCTGATCGGCGGTTATTTCGATTTTGGTTCGCTCAATACACGTCATTTATCGACGTAATCGAGCCGAGTTTGCTTCTCGCCTATTGTAACCCCAGCGCCTCGCAGAAGTTTCCTAGCCGAAAGAATTATTCACTTGGTGCATCATTTTGGCACGCCTATTGCAACTATGTTTATCGTCCTAGGGATGAGAAGAAGCAAACTTGATTGGGTCGGAACAGAGAAGAGGACCACGATTAAGGGGCCGGCGTTGTGAAGAGGCGATCCGGTCCATAGAGCGAAAAGCTTTGCTGTTTAACGCTTTATGGCTTTCTTTGGGACATGAAAGAGGCAAACGAGAGTCACTTCACAGTGGTTCTCGCTTTCAACAAAACTAGGCGAGCTGGTCAGCGAGACCAGCTCGCCTGTTTTATTTTGCGTGCATCAAAATCGTACACTGATCGATTATGCAACACTCAAGCAAGCCCTGCCTGCATTCACGAAGCCGCTCTTTTGGGCGGATTGACCGGTAGATTCTCATCTTTTCTCTGCAAATTCTGAGTACGAACGTTTAAACTGTACGTTTGTAGTATTAGATCGCTCACTCGATGTGAGACAAACGTCTCATTCTTTGACACGGATTCACTTCCACCTTTCCCGTCAGCAACTCAAGGCACTTCCCCATGGCGACTTTTTCTCGTTTCGGCCTGGCTATTTGTCTAACGGTGGGCTGGGTCAGCTTTTCGTCGGCCGCACGGCCGTCGGATGACTACGGCATCCCTCAAGTGGCCGAGATCAACGAACAAATTAGTGCGGTCTGGAAGGACTATGGAATTTCGCCTGCGCCGGAAGCGCAAGATTTCGAATGGGTCCGCCGCGTCTATCTCGATATCATCGGACGCATTCCTTCAGTCGCCGAGCTCGAAGAGTTCCAGCGTGATCGCGGCAAGGATCGCAAAAAGAACCTGGTTGAGAAGCTTCTCAACGATTCGGCCTTCACCGAAGAATATGCTCGCAACTGGACCACCATTTGGACCAACGTCCTGATCGGCCGTAACGGCGGACTCGACAATAACTCGCAAGTCAGCCGCGAAGGAATGCAAAAGTACCTGCGCGACAGCTTTGCTCGCAACAAACCATACGACCAGTTGGTTCGCGAAGTGATCACCTCCGAAGGCGCCAATGCGCCCGGCATGCCCAACTTTAACGGCGCCGTCAACTTCTACATGGACAAGCTCGCCGAAGATGGAGTCCAAGCGACCGCCAAGACGGCTCAGATCTTCCTCGGCGTTCAGGTGCAGTGCACGCAGTGTCACAACCACCCATTCAACAGCTGGAAGCAAGACAAGTTCTGGGAACTGAACGCTTTCTTCCGTCAGACCCGCGCCCAGCGTGATCGTGGGATGGAAGCGAACAACGCCATGGGGATGGCGATGAGCCTGCGAAACGTCGACTTCCGTGGCGAGAGCGGCAATCCTTCTCAAGCCGAAATTTACTACGAACTGCGTAACGGCCTGATCGAAGTCGCTTACCCGACCTTTATTGACGGCACCAACGTCAACCCGAACGGCATGGTTTCGCAAGTCAATCGTCGCGAGGAACTCTCAAAGTTCGTCACCGACTCGAAAGAAATGCAGGAAGCGATCGTCAATCGCATCTGGGGGCACTTCTTTGGCAACGGCTTCACCAAACCGATCGACGACATGGGTCCGCACAATCGCGCGTCGCATCCCGAATTGCTGACTTACCTGGGCGAAGAGTTCCGCGGCGCCAGCTTCAATATCAAAGAACTGATCAAATGGATCACGCTGAGCCAAGCCTATGGACTCTCAAGCAAGATCACCAAAGGAAACGAAGTCGACGATCCGACCATCGGCGAATCGCCGAAGTTCAGCCACTTCTATCTGCGTCAGATGGACGCGGAGCAGTTGTATGAATCGTTGATCGTCGCTACCCAGGCTCACAAGACGCGTGCTGACTACGCCGAACAAGAGCGGTTGAAAAGCATGTGGATGCAGCAGTTTACGATTGCGTTCGGAACAGACGAAGGGGACGAATCGACCACCTTTAACGGCACCATTCCGCAAGCGTTGATGATGTTCAACGGCGACTTGGTCAAAGAAGCGACGAGCGTCAAACCGGGCAGCTTTATCGCTACCTTGGCCGCCAACGGCGATGACGGCAAAGAAGCGATCCGCCATCTGTATATGGCGACCGTCGCACGACGTCCGACCAAGAACGAAATGCAAGCCGCCGGCATCCTGGTCGCGAGCCACAAAGGGAACACGGCCGCCGCGCTGCAAGACGTTTTCTGGGCGCTGCTCAACAGCAACGAGTTCATCCTGAATCACTAAACCGACGGCTTTCGCCCTCGTTTTGATCCCAAATTTCCCCATAAGCTAACAACGCTAGTCACCACAAGGAAATACTCATGTCCATTCCCACTGGGATGTCGCGACGTCACTTTATGAAGCATATGGCCGGCGCTTCGGCCATGGTCGCTCCGGCGATGATGATGGGCAACGCGATTCGCGCTAACGCCGCCGATCTGACCAGCCGCGGCAAAAGCTGCATCATGCTTTGGATGGGGGGCGGGCCCAGCACCATGGATATTTGGGATCTCAAGCCGGGCGCCAACACCGGCGGGCCGTTTCGACCGATCTCGACTTCCGGCGATTTGCAAATTTGCGAACATATGCCGAAGACCGCCAAGATCATGAAAAATCTGTCGGTCGTCCGCTCGATGAGCACCCGCGAAGCCGATCATGGTCGCGGTCGTTATTACATGCACACCGGCTACGTCCCGAACCCGAACATCGAGCACCCCGGCTATGGTTCGGTCGTCGCGCATGAGTTGTTCGACCAACGTCCTTACCTCGAAATTCCGCCGTTCGTTTCGGTCGGCGGCGGCAGCGTCGGGCCTGGCTTCCTCGGCATGAGTTGGGCGCCGTTCACCGTCAGCAGCAACGGTCAGGTGCGCAACCTGAAGATGGCCGGCATGAGCGAAGGGACCCTCGGCAAGCGGCTCGAAATGTTGAAGCTGGTCGAAAACGGCTTCATCAATCAGCGTCGCGGGCCGGCCGCCGAAGATCACGCCAAGATCTTGAACAAGACGGTCAACTTGATGACCAGCGAACAGATGAAAGCGTTCCGCGTCACCGAAGAACCGGAAGCGATGAAAGAGATGTACGGCACGAACGGCTTCGGCCAAGGCTGCCTGCTCGCTCGTCGTCTGGTCGAAGCCGGCGTGCCGTTCATCGAAGTCGACCTGGGCGGTTGGGACAACCATACCAACATCTTCAACACCTTGGCCGACAACAAACTGCCGGTTATGGACCAGGCGATGTCGGCCCTGGTCACCGACCTGGAACAGCGCGGTCTGTTGCAAGACACGACCATCGTTTGGATGGGCGAATTCAGCCGCACCCCGCGGATCAACGGCAACACCGGCCGTGATCACTGGGCCCGCAGTTGGAGCACGGTCGTCGGCGGCGGCGGCATCAACGGCGGCATCGCGGTGGGTGAAACGAGCGCCGACGGTACCCGCGTTGAGACCGAACCTTACTCGGCCGAAGACATGATGGCGACCGTTTGCCGAGCGATGGGCATGTCGCTCGAAACGACCTTCACCAGCAAAAATGGCCGCCCGATGAAAATCGCCAACGGCGGCAAAGTGATCAAAGAACTGATCGCCTAGAAGAAAAAATCGGCGCCATGCTCTTCCCACGAAGACGCGGGAAGAGCATGGCGCAAGGCCGAGCGTTCCCCAAGAACCTTCGGCCGCAAAGCGCTCATGGACGGATGGCGCTGCACAAAGAGCCCCACGAGCCAGCATCGCAACTTCGCAACCAGCCGACGTCTTTGAAAAGACGCCGGCTTTTTTTATGCGCTGTCATCTGCGTAAAATCTAGACAAGGGATATCACTTTGCTGGACGCATCAAGGAACTTCTCATGACTTGGCTCGCTCATCCGCCGATTGTTGTGCCGTTTGACTTTTCCCCGGTTTCGAAGGAAGCGGTTGGCCGAGCCATCGGCTTGCTGGGAGATCCCAGCGGAGTTCACGTGGTCCATGTGCTGGGAGAGCTCTCGCCGGCTGAGCCTGGCGAAATGTGGAACACGGTCGACCATAATACGCGAACCAAGCACGCGACCGACGCGATCATCAAAGAGATCGGCAACGAGGTGACGATCACCGTGCTGTTTGGCGACGCCGGGCACAAAATCGCCGAACATGCGGATAAGATCGACGCCAAGCTGATCATCATGCCGTCACATGGCCGCAGCGGCCTACTGCGTGTGCTGCTCGGCTCGGTGACCGATCGGGTTGTTCGCTTGGCGCATTGTCCGGTGCTCGTGCTGCGGCCGGAGAAGCCGAAAGCTTAATCGACTCTTGCGGTGGCGCGTGACGCAATGTTAGTCACCGCCGGCCCGCGTCGTCCAGGCTTTCAACTGCGGCAGGTCCTTTTGCTGCATGACCGGTATCGAGGTGTCGGCCTTCATGACGAGGGTCTCGCCGTCATGTGCGCCGATTGCCGTCTCGCCAGTCAAAAAATCGGCTGGTGACGTATCATCTGGCTGCGTCCAGACAACCGGATCGCCGAAGTTCTCGACGACCATCGCCGTGTTGGCCGTGCCGTCAGAGATATCGTGAAAGGTCATCTTCGGGACCGTCGGATCAAAACAGGTTCCCGGCCCGGCGATCGCCTGATACGTCGTGGTGGTGCTGTCTTCATCGATGATCTGTGGGTTTCCGTACGTCAGCGGGCGCTCATGGATCAGCACCATGTTGTTGGGGCCATCCCAAGGCTCGCTGAAATCGTATTGATCATAGAGATCGCTCCGCTCAAGAAAAGGGAGAATGAGAACGCGCCACGAATGCAGCGGCTTGCCGCTTTCATCCGCGACGTAGGCTGGCGGGAGCGAGCCATAAGTTTCGTGATAATTGTGCAGCGCTATCCCAATCTGCTTCAGATGTCCTACCGAATTGATCCGCCGAGCGGTCGCTCGCGCCTGATCGACCTCGGGCAGTAGCAACAGCATCAGACCGCCGCAGGTTAGCGCCGCCGCCAAACAAGCGGCGATACTGACGACGATAACCACTGCCAACTTGGCCTGCCCCTGCCGGTCGTCACGAGATAATCGTCGCTTCATTTCATCGCCTTCAAAACGGCGTGACGACTTCGCGAGTTAATAATTCGAGATCGCTTCGCCGCCGTTGCGCGTCGAAATACCTTGGAGCGTTTGCGCCGCTGTATTCTCGCTGATGAATCGGACCGATCCATCCGCCATCAAAATCTGCGTGCCGCCGACCGGGCCGTTTTCAAAGGGAATTCCTTGCACGAAGGCAGCCACCTTCGTATCGTCAGGGCGCAGCCACGGAACCATGGCGCCGGTGTTCTCGACAATCAGCGCGGTATTGGAGGTCCCATCGGTGATGTCCATAAATCTTGTTGTCGCCGCTTCGCTCATAATGGTGCTGACATCGGATAACGCTTGGTACGAAGTCGCCCCATCACCGGGACTGGTCACCGTCGGATCGTTATAAGTCTCCGGCATCTGCGACATCAGTAAGCGGTTATTGGGGCCATCCCAGGGCTCGTCAAAATCATACTGGCTGTAGAGCAGCTGTTGTTCAAGGAACGGCAAGATTAAAACGCGCCATGAATGCATCGGATTGCCATCTTCATCGGCGATGTAAGCCGGCGGGAACGAGCCATAGACGTCGGCATAGTTGTGCAGCGCCAGGCCAATTTGCTTCATATTGTTTGTCGATTGCATTCGTCGAGCAGCGGCCCGGGCTTGCTGCACGGCCGGCAGCAGCAGCGCCACCATGATTCCACTGCACATTAAGAGCGAAAAACCAACCACGACGATCACAATCACAATCACGGCTGGATTGGTGGCGCCGGTTCGGCGACAGAAGCGGGAAGCGGCAAACCGAGACATGATTCGATTCCTATCAGCGTCAAAAGGGGATAAGCCTGAATCTTACCGCATCTTTGAGGGGGTGGAAACTCTTTCTTGGCGGGGTTTCCATTGATGTTTGACCCTCTATGGTAGAGAATTATGGGTATCCAATTGCCTCGCTAGGCGCTATCACCTTGTTGACAGGGTTCCTCCTATTTTCTTCGTAGCCCGAAGCGCAAGCGAGGGAATAGAGTTGGCGATCCTAACACGGATTGAAGTGGTGAACCGTATTCCCTCGCTGGCGCTGGCGGGCTAATGTTCGATTGATTCGAAATAGCGCAACTTCAAAACTCGCGCTTCGGGCTACGAAGAAAAAAAAGCGTCTGCAATTTCAAGAACGCTACTTGAATAACCGTTACCTCCCCTGCCGATCACGATGACCTTGCCCCCAGAACAACCGACGGACGGCGAATTGCTGACCGCCGTTTTGGCTGGC
The nucleotide sequence above comes from Blastopirellula sp. J2-11. Encoded proteins:
- a CDS encoding DUF1549 and DUF1553 domain-containing protein — protein: MATFSRFGLAICLTVGWVSFSSAARPSDDYGIPQVAEINEQISAVWKDYGISPAPEAQDFEWVRRVYLDIIGRIPSVAELEEFQRDRGKDRKKNLVEKLLNDSAFTEEYARNWTTIWTNVLIGRNGGLDNNSQVSREGMQKYLRDSFARNKPYDQLVREVITSEGANAPGMPNFNGAVNFYMDKLAEDGVQATAKTAQIFLGVQVQCTQCHNHPFNSWKQDKFWELNAFFRQTRAQRDRGMEANNAMGMAMSLRNVDFRGESGNPSQAEIYYELRNGLIEVAYPTFIDGTNVNPNGMVSQVNRREELSKFVTDSKEMQEAIVNRIWGHFFGNGFTKPIDDMGPHNRASHPELLTYLGEEFRGASFNIKELIKWITLSQAYGLSSKITKGNEVDDPTIGESPKFSHFYLRQMDAEQLYESLIVATQAHKTRADYAEQERLKSMWMQQFTIAFGTDEGDESTTFNGTIPQALMMFNGDLVKEATSVKPGSFIATLAANGDDGKEAIRHLYMATVARRPTKNEMQAAGILVASHKGNTAAALQDVFWALLNSNEFILNH
- a CDS encoding DUF1501 domain-containing protein, with the protein product MSIPTGMSRRHFMKHMAGASAMVAPAMMMGNAIRANAADLTSRGKSCIMLWMGGGPSTMDIWDLKPGANTGGPFRPISTSGDLQICEHMPKTAKIMKNLSVVRSMSTREADHGRGRYYMHTGYVPNPNIEHPGYGSVVAHELFDQRPYLEIPPFVSVGGGSVGPGFLGMSWAPFTVSSNGQVRNLKMAGMSEGTLGKRLEMLKLVENGFINQRRGPAAEDHAKILNKTVNLMTSEQMKAFRVTEEPEAMKEMYGTNGFGQGCLLARRLVEAGVPFIEVDLGGWDNHTNIFNTLADNKLPVMDQAMSALVTDLEQRGLLQDTTIVWMGEFSRTPRINGNTGRDHWARSWSTVVGGGGINGGIAVGETSADGTRVETEPYSAEDMMATVCRAMGMSLETTFTSKNGRPMKIANGGKVIKELIA
- a CDS encoding universal stress protein; the protein is MTWLAHPPIVVPFDFSPVSKEAVGRAIGLLGDPSGVHVVHVLGELSPAEPGEMWNTVDHNTRTKHATDAIIKEIGNEVTITVLFGDAGHKIAEHADKIDAKLIIMPSHGRSGLLRVLLGSVTDRVVRLAHCPVLVLRPEKPKA
- a CDS encoding DUF1559 domain-containing protein; this translates as MKRRLSRDDRQGQAKLAVVIVVSIAACLAAALTCGGLMLLLLPEVDQARATARRINSVGHLKQIGIALHNYHETYGSLPPAYVADESGKPLHSWRVLILPFLERSDLYDQYDFSEPWDGPNNMVLIHERPLTYGNPQIIDEDSTTTTYQAIAGPGTCFDPTVPKMTFHDISDGTANTAMVVENFGDPVVWTQPDDTSPADFLTGETAIGAHDGETLVMKADTSIPVMQQKDLPQLKAWTTRAGGD
- a CDS encoding DUF1559 domain-containing protein; protein product: MSRFAASRFCRRTGATNPAVIVIVIVVVGFSLLMCSGIMVALLLPAVQQARAAARRMQSTNNMKQIGLALHNYADVYGSFPPAYIADEDGNPMHSWRVLILPFLEQQLLYSQYDFDEPWDGPNNRLLMSQMPETYNDPTVTSPGDGATSYQALSDVSTIMSEAATTRFMDITDGTSNTALIVENTGAMVPWLRPDDTKVAAFVQGIPFENGPVGGTQILMADGSVRFISENTAAQTLQGISTRNGGEAISNY